A genomic window from Methylorubrum extorquens includes:
- a CDS encoding 2-dehydropantoate 2-reductase yields MSIAIVGAGAIGGYLGVRLAEAGEDVTFIARSNAAAIQADGMRLIEEDGTEIHSKTVKATRSMQEAGVHEVVLLTVKAHQVGPIAADLHHLIGPDTVVVTMQNGIPWWYFMGGHGGDHAGTRLESADPGGLIAEGLDPKHVIGSVVYPATVLTDPGTVKVIEGNRFGLGELDGSKSERVLALSQRLAKAGFRAPVTSDIRAEIWLKLWGNLSFNPISALTHATLEDICRFPDTRAIAAEMMREAEVIANKLGVTFRLGIDKRIAGAEKVGPHKTSMLQDVEAGRPIELEALVGSVIELGRLTGTPTPHIDTVFALMRLLAQSLERANGRLAIQGA; encoded by the coding sequence ATGAGCATCGCGATCGTCGGCGCCGGCGCCATCGGCGGATATCTCGGAGTCAGGCTGGCGGAGGCCGGCGAGGACGTGACCTTCATCGCCCGCTCCAACGCGGCGGCGATCCAGGCGGACGGCATGCGCCTGATCGAGGAAGATGGCACCGAGATCCACTCGAAAACCGTCAAGGCGACCCGCTCCATGCAGGAGGCGGGCGTGCACGAGGTCGTGCTACTGACGGTGAAGGCGCATCAGGTCGGGCCGATCGCTGCCGACCTGCACCACCTGATCGGCCCCGACACCGTCGTGGTGACGATGCAGAACGGGATCCCGTGGTGGTACTTCATGGGCGGCCATGGCGGCGACCATGCCGGCACACGGCTGGAAAGCGCCGATCCGGGCGGGCTGATCGCCGAAGGTCTCGACCCCAAGCACGTCATCGGCTCGGTGGTCTATCCGGCGACCGTGCTCACCGATCCCGGCACCGTGAAGGTGATCGAGGGCAACCGCTTCGGTCTGGGTGAACTCGACGGCTCGAAGTCGGAGCGGGTGCTCGCCCTCTCGCAGCGCCTCGCCAAGGCCGGCTTCCGCGCGCCCGTCACCAGCGATATCCGCGCCGAGATCTGGCTCAAGCTGTGGGGCAATCTCAGCTTCAACCCGATCTCCGCGCTCACCCACGCGACATTGGAAGATATCTGCCGCTTCCCCGACACCCGGGCGATCGCCGCCGAGATGATGCGCGAGGCGGAGGTCATCGCGAACAAGCTCGGCGTCACCTTCCGCCTCGGCATCGACAAGCGCATTGCGGGCGCCGAGAAGGTCGGGCCCCACAAGACCTCGATGCTTCAGGACGTCGAGGCCGGCCGGCCGATCGAGCTGGAAGCCCTCGTCGGCTCGGTGATCGAACTGGGCCGCCTCACCGGCACGCCGACCCCGCATATCGACACCGTCTTCGCCCTGATGCGGCTCCTGGCCCAGAGCCTGGAGCGTGCCAACGGCCGCCTCGCGATCCAGGGAGCATGA
- the oxlT gene encoding oxalate/formate MFS antiporter, which produces MAVQAADPLPGASAYSASRADSPLGGRWGQLILGVLCMSMIANLQYGWTLFVNPINDKYHWGKPAIQVAFTIFVLTETWLVPIEGWFVDKYGPKVVTLFGGALCAIGWAMNSVADSLWFLYLAAAVSGIGAGAVYGTCVGNALKWFPDRRGLAAGLTAAGFGAGSALTVIPIAAMIRDSGYEQTFLAFGLGQGIVVMIAALLLSSPSAAYKERMLAGRTSPNATSRRQYSSAEMVRTPVFWLMYAMFVMMAAGGLMATASLAPIAKDFQVDSIPVSLMGLTLPALTFALTIDRVLNGVTRPVFGWISDRIGRENTMFVAFMIEGAGILALGMFAHSPLAFVLLTGLVFFAWGEIYSLFPSTCADTYGDKNATANAGLLYTAKGTASLMLPAFLAIQTATGSWQNVFYLASGMAFIAGFLALFVLKPMRARFVARNQ; this is translated from the coding sequence ATGGCCGTTCAAGCCGCCGATCCATTGCCCGGCGCTAGCGCTTATTCCGCCTCGCGCGCCGATTCGCCTCTGGGCGGGCGCTGGGGACAGCTCATCCTCGGCGTGCTGTGCATGTCGATGATCGCCAACCTGCAGTACGGCTGGACGCTTTTCGTCAATCCGATCAACGACAAGTATCACTGGGGCAAGCCGGCGATCCAGGTCGCCTTCACGATCTTCGTCCTCACCGAGACCTGGCTCGTGCCGATCGAGGGCTGGTTCGTCGACAAGTACGGTCCGAAGGTCGTCACGCTGTTCGGCGGCGCGCTCTGCGCCATCGGCTGGGCGATGAACTCGGTCGCCGACTCGCTGTGGTTCCTGTATCTGGCCGCCGCCGTCAGCGGCATCGGTGCGGGCGCGGTCTACGGCACCTGCGTCGGCAACGCCCTCAAGTGGTTCCCGGATCGCCGCGGGCTCGCCGCCGGCCTCACCGCCGCGGGCTTCGGTGCCGGCTCGGCCCTCACCGTCATCCCGATCGCCGCGATGATCCGCGATAGCGGCTACGAGCAGACCTTCCTCGCCTTCGGTCTCGGCCAGGGCATCGTCGTGATGATCGCCGCCCTGCTGCTCTCCTCGCCGAGCGCCGCCTACAAGGAGCGGATGCTCGCCGGCCGCACCTCCCCCAACGCGACGAGCCGCCGCCAGTACTCGTCGGCCGAGATGGTGCGCACCCCAGTTTTCTGGCTCATGTACGCGATGTTCGTGATGATGGCCGCGGGCGGCCTGATGGCGACGGCCTCGCTCGCGCCCATCGCCAAGGACTTCCAGGTCGATTCGATCCCCGTCTCCCTCATGGGCCTGACCCTGCCGGCGCTCACCTTCGCGCTCACCATCGACCGCGTGCTCAACGGCGTGACCCGGCCGGTCTTCGGCTGGATCTCCGACCGGATCGGGCGTGAGAACACCATGTTCGTCGCCTTCATGATCGAGGGCGCGGGCATCCTGGCGCTCGGCATGTTCGCCCACTCGCCGCTTGCCTTCGTGCTGCTCACCGGCCTCGTGTTCTTCGCCTGGGGCGAGATCTACTCTCTGTTCCCCTCGACCTGCGCCGACACCTACGGCGACAAGAACGCCACCGCCAATGCCGGCCTGCTCTACACCGCCAAGGGCACGGCCTCGCTGATGCTGCCGGCCTTCCTGGCGATCCAGACCGCCACCGGCTCCTGGCAGAACGTGTTCTATCTCGCCTCCGGCATGGCCTTCATCGCCGGCTTCCTCGCGCTCTTCGTCCTGAAGCCGATGCGCGCCCGCTTCGTGGCCCGCAACCAGTGA
- a CDS encoding sensor domain-containing diguanylate cyclase, which translates to MNTFPQNGLGAMPSDTDAANDDSSEAMRRELARLREMLEQNSDWIWEVDAQGRYTYASRQCVALLGREPEEVLGLTPFDFMPPDEAERVGRIFGAIAAERQPFAQLLNRNLRKDGSLVVLETSGVPLLGPDGALRGYRGIDRDVTEREAANERLRHLARHDDLTSLPNRMYLREHLAGQLAAGRRPSVLCLDLDGFKPVNDRLGHAAGDRVLTEIGRRLAELAASDGLFAARPGGDEFVLIVPDGVIVTPETVRAVIAVPIAIDAETVRIGASLGLASAMGPDDTVDALLARADRVLYEAKEATKRTAVSDGG; encoded by the coding sequence ATGAACACCTTTCCTCAGAACGGGCTTGGCGCGATGCCCTCCGATACGGATGCGGCAAATGACGACTCGTCCGAGGCGATGCGCCGGGAATTGGCCCGCCTGCGGGAGATGCTGGAGCAGAACTCGGACTGGATCTGGGAGGTCGATGCGCAGGGGCGCTACACCTACGCCTCGCGCCAATGCGTCGCCCTGCTCGGCCGCGAGCCGGAGGAGGTGTTGGGTCTGACACCCTTCGACTTCATGCCGCCCGACGAGGCCGAGCGCGTCGGCCGGATCTTCGGCGCCATCGCCGCCGAGCGGCAGCCGTTCGCCCAGCTTCTCAACCGCAACCTGCGCAAGGACGGCAGCCTCGTCGTGCTGGAAACGAGCGGCGTGCCCCTGCTCGGTCCCGATGGCGCGTTGCGGGGCTATCGCGGCATCGACCGGGATGTGACCGAGCGGGAGGCGGCGAACGAGCGGCTCCGCCACCTCGCCAGACACGACGACCTCACGAGCCTACCGAACCGGATGTATCTGCGTGAGCATCTCGCAGGGCAGTTAGCCGCCGGACGACGCCCCAGCGTGCTCTGTCTCGATCTCGACGGCTTCAAGCCGGTCAACGATCGCCTCGGCCACGCTGCGGGCGATCGCGTCCTGACGGAGATCGGCCGCCGGCTCGCTGAACTGGCGGCCTCGGACGGGCTGTTCGCAGCACGGCCCGGCGGCGACGAATTCGTTCTGATCGTGCCGGACGGCGTGATCGTGACGCCAGAGACCGTTCGTGCGGTCATCGCCGTACCCATCGCCATCGATGCCGAGACGGTGCGGATCGGCGCCAGCCTCGGCCTCGCTTCGGCCATGGGACCCGATGACACGGTCGACGCCCTGCTCGCGCGGGCCGACCGTGTCCTCTACGAGGCCAAAGAAGCAACCAAGCGAACTGCCGTCAGCGACGGCGGCTGA
- a CDS encoding acyl--CoA ligase — protein MLLPEPSALHPTDSKEASVAATTLHELIQAGADAAPALSSPGGVPLTFQALRALTERTVADLNARGIGRGDRVAIVLPNGPEMAAAFIAVAAGTTSAPLNPSYKADEFEFYMSDLGAKLLLVAEGSESPAVAIAEKLGVSVARLRPTPEEGAGSFTLHFADDATSEPARGGRAEADEIALVLHTSGTTSRPKIVPLTQANVCASARNIRTALAFGAQDRGLNIMPLFHIHGLIAGILAPLSAGGQVSCTPGFNALKFFGWMDEVNPTWYTGVPTMHQAILGRAARNKEIIAKNPLRFIRSSSSSLPPQVMKELEDTFGAPVIEAYGMTEAAHQMASNPLPPKPHHAGSVGLAAGPEIAVVDLDGEPLPAGETGEIVIRGDNVMKGYENNERANAEAFTRQGWFRTGDQGVLSPEGYLSITGRLKEIINRGGEKISPREVDEILMDHPAVSQCVTFAVPHDKLGEDVAAAIVLREGVEAVEKDIRSFASERLAPFKVPAKILILDEIPKGATGKLQRIGLAQKLGLV, from the coding sequence ATGCTTCTGCCCGAACCTTCCGCCCTTCACCCCACCGACTCCAAGGAGGCCAGCGTGGCCGCGACGACTCTTCACGAGCTGATCCAGGCCGGCGCCGATGCGGCCCCCGCCCTGTCGAGCCCCGGCGGCGTGCCGCTGACCTTTCAGGCCCTGCGGGCGCTGACCGAGCGCACGGTCGCCGACCTCAATGCCCGCGGCATCGGCCGCGGCGACCGCGTCGCGATCGTGCTGCCGAACGGCCCGGAGATGGCCGCCGCCTTCATCGCGGTGGCCGCCGGCACCACCTCGGCCCCACTCAACCCGAGCTACAAGGCCGACGAGTTCGAGTTCTACATGAGCGACCTCGGAGCCAAGCTCCTGCTGGTCGCCGAAGGCTCCGAGTCGCCGGCCGTCGCCATCGCCGAGAAGCTCGGCGTGTCGGTGGCCCGCCTGCGGCCGACCCCGGAAGAGGGCGCCGGCAGCTTCACGCTGCATTTCGCCGACGACGCCACGAGCGAACCCGCCCGCGGCGGCCGGGCGGAGGCGGATGAGATCGCGCTGGTGCTGCACACCTCCGGCACCACCTCGCGGCCGAAGATCGTGCCGCTGACGCAGGCCAATGTCTGCGCCTCGGCGCGCAACATCCGCACCGCGCTCGCCTTCGGAGCGCAGGATCGCGGCCTCAACATCATGCCGCTGTTCCACATCCACGGCCTGATCGCCGGCATCCTCGCCCCGCTCTCCGCGGGCGGCCAGGTCTCCTGCACGCCGGGCTTCAACGCGTTGAAGTTCTTCGGCTGGATGGATGAGGTGAACCCCACTTGGTACACCGGCGTGCCGACCATGCATCAGGCGATTCTGGGCCGGGCCGCGCGCAACAAGGAGATCATCGCGAAGAACCCGCTGCGCTTCATCCGCTCTTCGTCCTCGTCCCTGCCGCCGCAGGTGATGAAGGAACTGGAGGACACCTTCGGCGCGCCCGTCATCGAAGCCTACGGCATGACCGAGGCCGCGCATCAGATGGCCTCGAACCCGCTGCCGCCCAAGCCCCACCATGCGGGCTCGGTTGGCCTCGCGGCGGGCCCGGAAATCGCGGTGGTCGATCTCGACGGCGAGCCGTTGCCCGCGGGCGAGACCGGCGAGATCGTCATCCGCGGCGACAACGTGATGAAGGGCTACGAGAACAACGAGCGGGCCAATGCCGAGGCCTTCACGCGGCAGGGCTGGTTCCGCACCGGCGACCAGGGCGTGCTGAGCCCCGAGGGCTACCTCTCGATCACCGGGCGCCTCAAAGAGATCATCAACCGCGGCGGCGAGAAGATCAGCCCGCGCGAGGTCGACGAGATCCTGATGGACCACCCGGCGGTGTCGCAATGCGTCACCTTCGCGGTGCCGCATGACAAGCTCGGCGAGGATGTCGCCGCCGCGATCGTCCTGCGCGAGGGCGTCGAGGCGGTGGAGAAGGACATCCGCAGCTTCGCCTCGGAGCGTCTGGCCCCCTTCAAGGTGCCGGCCAAGATCCTGATCCTCGACGAGA
- the cmk gene encoding (d)CMP kinase codes for MIPDDIAVHRDNTRLVIAIDGPAASGKGTLAKRLALHYGLPHLDTGLLYRAVALTLLDAGGDLDDTGAAARAASALAAERLSDPRLRERAMGEAASRVSSVPEVRAALLSWQRRFAEAAEGAVLDGRDIGTVVCPDARVKLFITAAPEERARRRHRELLGRGEETTLAAILADIRARDARDSSRAAAPLKAAEDALVIDTTELDAEAAFAEAVAIVERLNAA; via the coding sequence ATGATCCCGGATGATATCGCCGTGCACCGGGACAACACGCGCCTCGTCATCGCCATCGACGGCCCGGCCGCCTCGGGCAAGGGCACCCTCGCCAAGCGGCTGGCCCTGCATTACGGCCTGCCGCATCTCGATACCGGCCTGCTCTACCGCGCGGTCGCGCTGACCCTGCTCGACGCGGGGGGCGACCTCGACGACACGGGAGCGGCGGCGCGGGCCGCCTCCGCCCTGGCAGCCGAGCGGCTGTCCGACCCGCGCCTGCGGGAGCGGGCGATGGGTGAGGCGGCCTCGCGGGTCTCCTCGGTGCCGGAGGTCCGCGCCGCCCTGCTGTCCTGGCAGCGGCGCTTCGCCGAAGCGGCGGAGGGCGCGGTGCTCGACGGGCGCGACATCGGCACCGTCGTCTGTCCGGACGCGCGGGTGAAGCTGTTCATCACCGCCGCCCCCGAGGAGCGGGCGCGCCGCCGCCATCGCGAGCTACTCGGCCGGGGCGAGGAGACCACGCTCGCCGCGATCCTCGCCGACATCCGCGCCCGCGACGCCCGCGATTCGAGCCGCGCCGCCGCCCCGCTGAAAGCCGCCGAGGATGCGCTGGTGATCGACACGACCGAACTCGACGCCGAGGCCGCCTTCGCCGAGGCGGTCGCCATCGTCGAACGGCTCAACGCTGCCTGA
- a CDS encoding DUF167 family protein has translation MTQSPFTFEANGLVLAVRLTPRAGRTGLDGVRKQADGRPVLSLRVAAPPVEGAANAALTAFVAKSLGLRKAEVTLVSGETSRTKRLHLSGNPQMLAARVQTWLDGEARLGG, from the coding sequence ATGACGCAGAGCCCCTTCACCTTCGAGGCGAACGGCCTTGTCCTGGCGGTGAGGCTGACGCCGCGAGCTGGCCGAACCGGACTCGATGGGGTTCGAAAGCAAGCGGACGGGCGGCCGGTCCTGTCCCTGCGGGTGGCGGCTCCACCGGTCGAGGGCGCCGCCAACGCGGCCCTCACCGCCTTCGTCGCCAAGAGTCTGGGGCTGCGGAAGGCGGAAGTCACGCTGGTCTCCGGCGAGACTTCTCGCACCAAGCGCCTGCATCTTTCCGGCAATCCGCAGATGCTCGCGGCGCGGGTGCAGACTTGGCTCGATGGGGAAGCTCGGCTCGGCGGATAA
- the aroA gene encoding 3-phosphoshikimate 1-carboxyvinyltransferase, which translates to MSHDSEPQPVTAYPGGPLNGSLKPPGDKSISHRAMILGLLAIGETRVEGLLEGDDVLRTAAAAKALGAQITREGEGRWRVVGVGIGGMQDPDGVLDFGNAGTGSRLMMGVVGGQPVTATFDGDASLRKRPMRRILDPILKMGAEIVSEAEGGRVPLTLRGPREAIPIRYELPVASAQIKSAVLLAGLNAPGTTTVIEKAASRDHTERMLRLFGAEVSVTPSGEGGHGRTVTLTGQPTLRGTDVVVPADPSSAAFPLVAALIVPGSEVILRGVMMNPLRTGLITTLIEMGADIERLDEREEGGETVADLRVRASRLRGVDVPAERAPSMIDEYPILAVAAAFAEGTTRMNGLHELRVKESDRLAAVAAGLAANGVTHAIQGDDLIVTGQGQAPAGGGTVATHLDHRIAMAFLVLGLAAGNPVTVDDGAMIATSFPSFRPTMLALGARIEDGAAA; encoded by the coding sequence GTGTCGCACGATTCCGAACCGCAGCCCGTCACCGCGTATCCCGGAGGCCCGTTGAACGGGTCCCTGAAGCCGCCGGGCGACAAGTCGATCTCCCACCGGGCGATGATCCTGGGCCTGCTCGCCATCGGCGAGACGCGGGTCGAGGGGCTTCTGGAGGGGGACGACGTGCTGCGCACGGCCGCCGCCGCCAAGGCGCTCGGGGCGCAGATCACCCGCGAGGGCGAGGGCCGCTGGCGGGTCGTCGGCGTCGGCATCGGCGGGATGCAGGATCCGGACGGCGTGCTCGATTTCGGCAATGCCGGCACCGGCTCGCGGCTGATGATGGGCGTCGTCGGCGGCCAGCCCGTGACCGCGACCTTCGATGGCGACGCGAGCCTCCGCAAGCGGCCGATGCGGCGCATCCTCGATCCGATCCTGAAGATGGGCGCCGAGATCGTGTCCGAGGCCGAGGGCGGGCGCGTGCCGCTGACCCTGAGGGGGCCGCGCGAGGCGATTCCGATCCGCTACGAACTGCCGGTGGCTTCGGCGCAGATCAAGTCGGCGGTATTGCTCGCCGGGCTCAACGCGCCGGGCACCACCACCGTCATCGAGAAAGCCGCCTCCCGCGACCATACCGAGCGGATGCTGCGCCTGTTCGGCGCGGAGGTGTCCGTCACGCCGTCGGGCGAGGGCGGCCATGGCCGCACGGTCACGCTCACCGGCCAACCGACCCTGCGCGGCACCGACGTGGTCGTGCCGGCCGATCCGTCCTCGGCCGCCTTCCCGCTGGTGGCCGCACTGATCGTGCCGGGCTCCGAGGTGATTCTGCGCGGCGTGATGATGAACCCGCTGCGCACCGGCCTCATCACCACGCTGATCGAGATGGGCGCCGACATCGAGCGCCTCGACGAGCGCGAGGAGGGGGGTGAGACGGTGGCCGACCTGCGGGTGCGCGCGAGCCGCCTGAGGGGCGTCGATGTGCCGGCCGAGCGGGCGCCCTCAATGATCGACGAGTATCCGATCCTGGCGGTCGCCGCGGCGTTCGCCGAAGGTACGACCCGGATGAACGGCCTGCACGAATTACGGGTCAAGGAATCCGACCGGCTCGCGGCGGTCGCCGCCGGGCTCGCCGCCAACGGCGTCACCCACGCGATTCAAGGCGACGACCTGATCGTAACCGGGCAAGGGCAGGCGCCCGCGGGCGGCGGCACGGTCGCGACCCATCTCGATCACCGCATCGCCATGGCCTTCCTCGTCCTGGGGCTCGCCGCCGGGAACCCCGTCACCGTGGACGACGGCGCGATGATTGCCACGAGCTTCCCGAGCTTCCGCCCGACCATGCTGGCGCTTGGCGCCCGGATCGAGGACGGGGCCGCCGCATGA
- a CDS encoding CsbD family protein, with translation MSSTTDKIKGAANEVAGNVKQGVGNLTGNDKLQAEGKAQEVEGKTQRTVGEAKEGVKNAADAVKSKL, from the coding sequence ATGAGCAGCACGACCGACAAGATCAAGGGCGCCGCCAACGAAGTCGCCGGCAACGTCAAGCAGGGCGTTGGCAACCTGACCGGCAACGACAAGCTGCAGGCCGAGGGCAAGGCGCAGGAAGTCGAGGGCAAGACCCAGCGCACCGTCGGCGAGGCCAAGGAGGGCGTGAAGAACGCCGCCGACGCGGTGAAGAGCAAGCTCTAA
- a CDS encoding CsbD family protein: MNRDQIEGGFRNIKGRGRSVLGAVSGRARPQVEGAYEQVAGVAQAAYGRTRERAEDLYEDGYRIADEAVSRGRHLRDEAAQRGRHLHDEAHARGRHLRDEANRRGRALAAQADENRGTTLALVAAAAFGLGWLLSRRR, translated from the coding sequence ATGAACAGGGACCAGATCGAGGGCGGCTTCCGCAACATCAAGGGTCGTGGCCGCAGCGTGCTCGGCGCCGTGTCTGGCCGGGCCCGTCCGCAGGTCGAGGGTGCCTACGAACAGGTCGCGGGCGTGGCGCAGGCGGCGTATGGCCGAACCCGCGAGCGGGCCGAGGACCTCTACGAGGACGGCTACCGTATCGCCGACGAGGCGGTCTCCCGCGGCCGGCACCTCCGGGACGAGGCGGCACAACGGGGTCGCCACTTGCACGACGAGGCCCATGCCCGTGGACGGCATCTTCGCGACGAGGCGAACCGGCGCGGTCGCGCCCTTGCGGCACAGGCCGACGAGAATCGCGGCACGACCCTGGCACTTGTCGCCGCGGCAGCCTTCGGCCTCGGCTGGCTGCTCAGCCGCCGTCGCTGA
- a CDS encoding fumarylacetoacetate hydrolase family protein, which translates to MTRWIGFVHAGEPGFGRLEAERIAVCEGDLFGENRPTGEVLALAEVSLGLPCRPSKMIALWNNFGALMEKQGLSRPEAPLFLIKPANTFRPTGATVAVPEAAGRALYEGELGIVIGKRARDLTEEEAADHVFGFTCVNDVTASAILKADASFTQWTRAKGLDGFGPFGPVIATGLDPAALTVRTLVNGRERQNFPVGDMLIPVPRLVAQLSQGMTLEPGDVIACGTSVGSGPIPKGATVEVVIEGIGTLSNRFD; encoded by the coding sequence GTGACGCGCTGGATCGGCTTCGTCCACGCTGGCGAGCCCGGCTTCGGCCGGCTCGAGGCCGAGCGGATCGCGGTCTGCGAAGGCGACCTGTTCGGTGAGAACCGGCCGACGGGTGAGGTGCTGGCTCTCGCGGAGGTGAGCCTCGGCCTGCCCTGCCGCCCCTCGAAGATGATCGCCCTGTGGAACAACTTCGGGGCGCTCATGGAGAAGCAGGGCCTGTCGCGGCCCGAGGCGCCGCTGTTCCTGATCAAGCCCGCCAACACCTTCCGGCCCACCGGCGCAACCGTGGCGGTGCCGGAGGCGGCGGGCCGGGCGCTATACGAGGGCGAACTCGGTATCGTGATCGGCAAGCGGGCCCGGGATCTCACCGAGGAAGAGGCCGCCGACCACGTCTTCGGCTTCACCTGCGTGAACGACGTCACCGCCTCGGCGATCCTCAAGGCGGATGCGAGCTTCACGCAATGGACCCGCGCCAAGGGCCTCGACGGCTTCGGCCCGTTCGGGCCCGTCATCGCCACCGGGCTCGATCCCGCGGCGCTGACCGTGCGGACCTTGGTGAACGGGCGTGAACGTCAGAACTTTCCGGTCGGCGACATGCTGATCCCAGTGCCCCGGCTCGTAGCCCAGCTCTCGCAGGGCATGACGCTGGAGCCGGGGGACGTGATCGCCTGCGGGACCTCGGTGGGGTCGGGGCCGATCCCCAAGGGCGCTACGGTCGAAGTGGTGATCGAGGGCATCGGAACGCTCTCGAACCGGTTCGATTAA
- a CDS encoding alpha/beta hydrolase — MGAFGHMRKSLSFTPPDLQEARPEPVRHRYVFYIPGYDPEARTRYRLLFVREWARYIKRFGGGRREISRAQSSEDGLVQSWTVGAPEQGEGAETRYDVLLWDDIVAADFARSRFVSVALLVTGTLHMILAGLLFRFYRLSWKYGNVILYPFVMVILLTILSVVIGVAVHAHLGDWFGHSLHLPLWVSLPLGVVAGIVWIKAIEALLNRVFFWQLLNDWVFNWQHGQGWRPDYERRLDAFASHILSSLAARAAAGEATDEVMIVGHSSGGLTAVEVAARVLARDGTIGTSGANLSLATLGSGLPLVALQPTATRLRAEIADLVTERRIVWCDFHAPQDWMNFPGFNPLHHLGLDLHGQPVANPLVRSARFRDILCPETYRRVRFRPFRMHFQFLLANERPGAYDFFAMTLGPQRLREQVLAPAACPEPEPALPL, encoded by the coding sequence ATGGGGGCGTTCGGACATATGCGCAAATCTTTGAGTTTCACGCCGCCGGATCTGCAGGAGGCCCGGCCTGAGCCGGTGCGCCACCGCTACGTCTTCTACATTCCCGGTTACGATCCGGAGGCGCGGACCCGCTACCGGCTGCTCTTCGTGCGGGAATGGGCCCGCTACATCAAACGGTTCGGCGGCGGCCGGCGGGAGATCTCCCGCGCGCAATCGAGCGAGGACGGGCTGGTCCAGAGCTGGACCGTCGGTGCGCCCGAACAGGGCGAAGGGGCCGAGACCCGCTACGACGTCCTCCTCTGGGACGACATCGTCGCCGCGGACTTCGCCCGTTCCCGCTTCGTCAGCGTGGCGCTCCTCGTGACCGGCACCCTTCACATGATCCTGGCCGGCCTGCTGTTTCGCTTCTACCGGCTGAGCTGGAAATACGGCAACGTCATCCTCTACCCCTTCGTGATGGTGATCCTGCTCACCATCCTGTCCGTCGTCATCGGGGTGGCCGTGCATGCCCATCTCGGCGATTGGTTCGGCCACAGCCTGCACCTGCCGCTCTGGGTCTCGCTGCCTCTGGGCGTGGTCGCGGGCATCGTCTGGATCAAGGCGATCGAAGCCCTCCTGAACCGCGTCTTCTTCTGGCAGCTCCTGAACGATTGGGTGTTCAACTGGCAGCACGGCCAGGGCTGGCGGCCCGATTACGAGCGCCGCCTCGATGCCTTCGCTTCGCATATCCTATCTTCCCTCGCGGCACGGGCTGCGGCGGGGGAGGCGACCGACGAAGTGATGATCGTCGGCCATTCCTCCGGCGGGCTGACGGCGGTCGAGGTCGCGGCCCGCGTGCTCGCTCGTGACGGGACGATCGGCACCTCCGGCGCCAACCTGTCCCTCGCGACGCTCGGGTCCGGGCTGCCGCTCGTGGCGTTACAGCCGACGGCCACGCGCCTGCGGGCCGAGATCGCGGACCTCGTCACGGAGCGGCGCATCGTCTGGTGCGACTTCCACGCACCTCAGGACTGGATGAACTTTCCCGGCTTCAATCCGCTGCACCACCTCGGTCTCGACCTGCACGGGCAACCGGTCGCCAATCCCCTTGTGCGCTCGGCGCGGTTTCGCGACATCCTCTGTCCCGAGACCTACCGGCGGGTACGCTTCCGGCCCTTCCGGATGCACTTCCAGTTCCTTCTCGCGAACGAGCGGCCCGGCGCCTACGATTTCTTCGCGATGACCTTGGGTCCGCAGCGGCTGCGCGAGCAGGTGCTCGCCCCCGCTGCGTGCCCCGAACCTGAGCCCGCCCTTCCGCTCTGA
- a CDS encoding creatininase family protein: MPARSWLDLTTAEIRTRDMSRTIAVLPVAAVEQHGPHLPLGTDTLIAEGYLARVAQQVPESLDVLLLPVQAVGKSDEHDSFPGTLTLTAPTALAAWTEIGASLHRAGCTKLVIVSSHGGNSALIDLVAGELRGRLGMVAVTTSWSRLGLPEGLFPAGEIRHGIHAGGVETALMLALRPDLVRREHIRDFEPRTVAMERDFALLRAGRPAAFAWKTEDLHPSGALGDARLGTAEAGEAALAYGAHAFVRLLEEVDRFSL, encoded by the coding sequence ATGCCGGCGCGATCCTGGCTCGACCTGACGACGGCGGAGATCCGCACCCGCGACATGAGCCGAACCATCGCGGTCCTTCCGGTTGCCGCAGTGGAGCAGCACGGGCCGCACCTGCCGCTCGGCACCGACACCCTGATCGCGGAAGGCTATCTCGCGCGGGTCGCACAGCAGGTGCCGGAGTCGCTCGACGTGCTGCTCCTTCCGGTCCAGGCCGTCGGCAAATCGGATGAGCACGATTCCTTCCCCGGCACGCTGACCCTGACCGCGCCGACCGCGCTTGCAGCCTGGACCGAGATCGGCGCGAGCCTGCACCGGGCGGGCTGCACGAAGCTCGTGATCGTCTCCTCCCACGGCGGCAACAGCGCGCTCATCGACCTCGTGGCAGGCGAGCTGCGCGGCCGCCTCGGTATGGTCGCGGTGACGACGTCGTGGAGCCGGCTCGGCCTGCCCGAGGGGCTGTTTCCGGCCGGTGAGATCCGCCACGGCATCCATGCCGGCGGCGTCGAGACCGCCTTGATGCTGGCGCTGCGGCCCGATCTCGTCAGGCGGGAACACATCCGGGATTTCGAGCCCCGCACGGTGGCGATGGAGCGCGACTTCGCGCTGCTGCGCGCCGGCCGTCCGGCAGCCTTTGCCTGGAAAACGGAAGACCTCCACCCATCCGGGGCTCTCGGCGATGCCCGCCTCGGCACGGCGGAAGCGGGCGAGGCCGCCCTCGCTTACGGCGCACACGCCTTCGTGCGGCTGCTGGAGGAGGTGGATCGGTTCTCACTCTAG